Proteins encoded together in one Quercus lobata isolate SW786 chromosome 3, ValleyOak3.0 Primary Assembly, whole genome shotgun sequence window:
- the LOC115980250 gene encoding putative disease resistance protein RGA3: MARALLSAIVEQLGLFISSEFTLTATVKQEVQKLETKFCTIQAVLNDAEKRQLKEEAVKLWLDKLKRVSYEMDDVLDEWNTAMIKEEIEKQQKVEVNPETSTAKKRKVLPNFNFSVPNFFQNRDIAHKIKELNEKLDEINKEREVYGFELSKAIEEVVERPKTTSYVDVSNILGREKVKDDLVSILLGEGTEKQKRPHVISLVGMGGMGKTTLAQLAFNHHEVKDHFEKRIWVCVSKPFDQCRVAKAIVEALGVHDSNTTELQSLLDTICELIRGEKIFLIFDDVWTEDYAMWKPFRDALKNCGSQSSRILVTTRKDKVAKMMESANTIKLEELSEEDCWLVFSKIAFVDEDPKQCEQLEDVGKKISKKCKGLPLAAKTLGSLMHFKKSREEWNNVLDSNFWELEDIERGLFAPLLLSYYDLSSPLKRCFSYCAIFPKDHVFEVDMLVSMWIAHGFVESKGNMEVEIMAREYFKSLVIRSFFQEEHILFDMRILDFYEY, from the exons ATGGCTCGTGCTTTACTTTCTGCTATTGTGGAGCAGCTTGgtcttttcatttcttcagAGTTCACCTTGACTGCAACTGTTAAACAAGAAGTCCAAAAGCTTGAAACCAAATTCTGTACCATCCAGGCAGTGCTCAACGATGCTGAGAAGAGGCAGCTGAAGGAGGAAGCTGTGAAGCTTTGGTTAGATAAGCTCAAACGCGTATCCTACGAGATGGACGACGTGTTGGATGAGTGGAACACTGCCATGATCAAAGAAGAGATTGAGAAACAACAAAAAGTCGAAGTAAATCCCGAAACTAGCACTGCTAAGAAGAGGAAGGTATTGCCCAACTTCAATTTCTCAGTTCCTAATTTTTTTCAGAATCGTGATATTGCTCATAAGATAAAAGAACTGAATGAAAAATTAGATGAGATTAACAAAGAGAGGGAGGTGTACGGGTTTGAATTAAGTAAGGCCATTGAAGAAGTGGTTGAGAGACCAAAAACTACTTCTTATGTTGATGTGTCTAATATTCTTGGTCGCGAGAAGGTTAAGGATGATCTAGTGAGCATCCTATTGGGTGAGGGTACTGAAAAACAAAAACGTCCCCATGTCATCTCTTTGGTGGGTATGGGCGGTATGGGAAAAACGACTCTTGCCCAACTAGCCTTTAATCATCATGAGGTGAAAgatcattttgaaaaaagaatttgggtttgtgtttccaAACCCTTTGATCAATGTAGGGTTGCCAAAGCTATCGTTGAAGCTTTGGGAGTTCATGATTCCAATACTACTGAATTGCAAAGTCTGCTAGATACAATTTGTGAATTAATTCGGGGAGAGAAGATTTTTCTTATCTTTGATGATGTGTGGACTGAAGACTATGCAATGTGGAAGCCATTCAGAGATGCACTAAAAAATTGTGGTTCCCAAAGTAGTAGAATCCTAGTCACCACACGTAAAGACAAAGTTGCGAAGATGATGGAAAGTGCAAATACGATCAAGTTAGAGGAATTGTCTGAGGAAGATTGTTGGTTGGTGTTTAGTAAAATAGCATTTGTAGATGAGGATCCTAAGCAATGTGAGCAACTAGAAGACGTTGGCAAGAAAATATCAAAGAAGTGCAAAGGCTTGCCCCTTGCTGCAAAGACTCTAGGGAGTCTCATGCACTTCAAGAAAAGTAGAGAAGAGTGGAACAACGTTTTGGATAGCAATTTTTGGGAATTAGAAGACATTGAAAGAGGACTTTTTGCACCGTTGTTACTAAGTTATTATGATTTGTCATCACCACTGAAACGGTGTTTCTCATATTGTGCTATCTTTCCAAAAGATCATGTCTTTGAAGTTGATATGTTGGTATCTATGTGGATAGCACACGGATTTGTTGAGTCAAAGGGAAATATGGAGGTGGAAATCATGGCAAGAGAATACTTTAAAAGTTTAGTCATTCGCTCTTTCTTCCAAGAGGAACATATACTTTTTGACATGAG AATTTTAGACTTTTACGAGTATTAA